From the Jilunia laotingensis genome, the window AGATCCATAAAGTAATAATTCACAGGGTTCATTATTTGCCCTTTAAAGTGTACCTCGTAATGCAAATGAGGGCCGGTACTCTTTCCCGTACTTCCTACTCCGGCAATAACTTCACCGCGCACCACCTTCTTTCCGAGTTTGGTACGGAAATCCCGTAGATGGGCGTACCGTGTACGATAGCCGAATCCATGATCTATCTCAACAGTATTACCGTATCCGGTTTCCCAACCGACTTTCACTACGACACCGTCCCCTGTCGCGTAAACATCCGTCCCCGGATTCGCAGAAAAGTCCATACCGGCATGGAATTTAGAAGTTCCATAAATAGGATCGACACGTGTTCCATACCCTGATGCTGTTTTCTTCAGATCTTTATTCGATATCGGCTGAATGGCAGGCATACATCGCAGCATCTCGTCATGATTCTTACACATTGCCACCACATCGTCAAACGATTTTGACTGGATGTACAATTGCTTATTGAGTATATCCATCTTCTGGGTCGTATTAACCACCAATTGCGAGTTCGCCATATCCATTAACTCCTCATAACGGTTCGTCCCTCCAAAACCTGCTTTACGGATAGCCGGAGAAACCGGATCAGCCTGAAGAATCACCCGGTAAAGGTTATCGTCACGTTGCTGTACATCCTGTAACACCCCCAATGCTTCATCCAGCCGTCGTGAAAGCACATTATATTGTGCCAACAAACGGCTGTTTTCCATTCTTAACTCCTTCTCGGAAGGAGAACCGAAGATCAGCAACAACACAATGAAACATCCGGCACCCAATCCCATACCGATAAACAGCCTGCGAAGAATGCTCAACGCCCTTTGGCGGACGGTGGGATATATACGGTCGTAGGTCTGTGTTCGTGGA encodes:
- a CDS encoding M23 family metallopeptidase encodes the protein MRKVYYIYNPRTQTYDRIYPTVRQRALSILRRLFIGMGLGAGCFIVLLLIFGSPSEKELRMENSRLLAQYNVLSRRLDEALGVLQDVQQRDDNLYRVILQADPVSPAIRKAGFGGTNRYEELMDMANSQLVVNTTQKMDILNKQLYIQSKSFDDVVAMCKNHDEMLRCMPAIQPISNKDLKKTASGYGTRVDPIYGTSKFHAGMDFSANPGTDVYATGDGVVVKVGWETGYGNTVEIDHGFGYRTRYAHLRDFRTKLGKKVVRGEVIAGVGSTGKSTGPHLHYEVHFKGQIMNPVNYYFMDLSAEDYDKMIQIAANHGKVFD